The proteins below come from a single Mya arenaria isolate MELC-2E11 chromosome 6, ASM2691426v1 genomic window:
- the LOC128237948 gene encoding P2X purinoceptor 7-like yields the protein MHAERESVCCRDVEQTNFKLDVFNEEGHDIECITDHPGFGTVCLDRYVLETAYYQYRQQYGVPQQEDNEQQRYVAYRQFVRWCWGYLGREVRVVLPSCAVQRIRAQFPSQQYQGFQDS from the exons ATGCATGCAGAGCGGGAATCAGTATGCTGCCGTGATGTTGAACAAACAAACTTCAAACTGGATGTGTTCAATGAAGAAGGCCATGACATTGAATGTATAACAGACCACCCCGGGTTTGGCACTGTTTGCCTGGACCGCTATGTGCTAGAGACTGCATACTACCAGTACAGACAGCAGTATGGAGTGCCGCAACAGGAAGATAATGA GCAACAGAGATATGTGGCATATCGCCAGTTTGTCAGATGGTGTTGGGGATATTTGGGAAGAGAGGTGCGTGTTGTACTTCCATCATGTGCAGTTCAACGGATTAGGGCACAGTTTCCATCACAGCAGTATCAGGGATTTCAGGACTCATAG